In one Dermacentor variabilis isolate Ectoservices chromosome 4, ASM5094787v1, whole genome shotgun sequence genomic region, the following are encoded:
- the LOC142577712 gene encoding uncharacterized protein LOC142577712 — MRSMSDVSPAGFSLLEQTVALMAAYWAFQELLTVKRVWRSDFRFAQLPDLSSDQLFFLYYALDNCERSDDAYQARAFDTRFELPPEDRVNFPLLQMDAFKHAFGCRGRSPMATASQCSVAF; from the exons ATGCGCAGTATGAGTGACGTCAGCCCCGCGGGCTTTTCGCTACTGGAGCAGACGGTGGCTCTAATGGCAGCCTACTGGGCCTTTCAG GAACTCCTGACCGTGAAGCGGGTGTGGCGATCGGACTTCCGGTTCGCGCAGCTGCCGGACCTGAGCTCCGATCAACTCTTTTTCCTGTACTACGCGCTCGACAACTGCGAGCGCAGCGACGACGCATACCAGGCGCGAGCGTTCGACACGCGCTTCGAGCTGCCGCCGGAGGATCGCGTCAACTTCCCGCTGCTCCAGATGGACGCCTTCAAGCACGCCTTCGGATGCCGCGGAAGGAGTCCCATGGCCACCGCATCGCAGTGCTCCGTGGCCTTTTAA